A window from uncultured Desulfobacter sp. encodes these proteins:
- a CDS encoding restriction endonuclease subunit S — protein MMNRETATLLEQHFDTAFAAPDGVAKLRELILTLAMQGGLVEQDTNDPPAGELLKELKAEKQKLIKEKNIKKSNPLPTINSEEIPYALPQGWEWVRLGELIELISGQHLTPDKYNENGIGHPYYTGPADFGAMHPHASRWTNIDRAMAIKDDILLTVKGAGVGKTNILSDETAAISRQLMALRVTRINRDYILRFLDTIFYELQALAVGIAIPGISRNDVLLRKVPLPPLPEQHRIVARIDQLMSRCDELEKLHKEREEKRLAVHAAAVRGLLDASDDSAWDFIEQHFSELYTVKENVAELRKAILQLAVMGRLVPQDPNDPPAGELLKEIKAEKQRLIKEKKIKKSKPLPSIKPEEVPFNQPQGWAWVRLGDAMIKITDGTHHSPPNNETGDYLYISAKNIKENGVFLNNVTYVTKEVHNEIFSRCDPEFGNILYIKDGATTGIVTINNLTQPFSMLSSVALLKQPQQMNNYYLLFTLRSPFFYEEMRAGMTGVAITRVTLKKLHDALIPLPPLPEQQRIVTRIDQLMALCDRLEQHIDAATGKQTELLNAVMAQV, from the coding sequence ATGATGAATAGAGAAACCGCCACCCTGCTTGAACAGCACTTTGACACCGCCTTTGCCGCGCCTGACGGTGTTGCCAAATTGCGGGAATTAATCTTAACTCTTGCCATGCAGGGTGGGTTGGTGGAGCAGGACACCAATGATCCGCCTGCTGGCGAACTTCTGAAAGAGCTCAAAGCAGAAAAACAGAAATTAATTAAAGAAAAGAACATCAAAAAATCCAATCCCTTGCCAACCATTAATTCAGAGGAAATCCCTTATGCACTGCCGCAGGGGTGGGAGTGGGTGAGGTTAGGAGAACTGATCGAGCTCATCTCCGGCCAACACCTTACTCCAGATAAGTACAATGAAAACGGAATTGGTCATCCTTACTACACTGGCCCTGCTGATTTTGGAGCAATGCATCCCCATGCGTCACGATGGACAAACATTGATAGGGCTATGGCTATTAAGGACGACATCCTTCTCACTGTAAAAGGTGCGGGAGTTGGTAAAACAAATATATTATCAGACGAGACGGCGGCAATCAGCCGCCAGCTTATGGCATTGCGGGTTACCCGAATCAATCGTGACTATATTTTGAGGTTTCTTGATACTATTTTCTATGAACTCCAAGCCTTAGCGGTTGGTATAGCTATCCCTGGGATTAGCCGAAATGATGTATTGTTAAGAAAAGTTCCTCTGCCGCCGTTACCAGAACAACACCGCATTGTCGCCCGCATCGACCAATTGATGTCACGTTGTGATGAGTTGGAAAAGTTGCACAAGGAGAGGGAGGAGAAGCGGTTGGCTGTCCACGCCGCTGCCGTCAGAGGACTGCTCGACGCTTCGGATGACTCGGCCTGGGACTTTATCGAACAGCACTTCAGCGAACTCTACACCGTCAAGGAAAACGTCGCTGAACTGCGCAAGGCCATCCTCCAGCTCGCTGTCATGGGCCGCCTCGTTCCCCAGGACCCCAATGACCCGCCCGCCGGCGAGCTGCTGAAAGAGATCAAAGCCGAAAAGCAGCGATTGATCAAAGAAAAAAAAATAAAAAAGTCCAAACCACTGCCTTCCATTAAGCCAGAGGAAGTTCCTTTTAACCAGCCACAAGGGTGGGCATGGGTAAGGTTGGGTGATGCAATGATAAAAATAACTGACGGAACTCATCACTCACCACCAAATAACGAAACAGGCGATTACTTATACATTTCCGCTAAAAACATCAAAGAGAATGGGGTCTTTTTGAATAACGTAACCTATGTAACGAAAGAGGTTCACAACGAAATTTTTTCCAGATGCGATCCTGAATTCGGTAATATTCTGTACATTAAAGACGGCGCAACAACAGGAATTGTTACCATAAATAATTTAACACAACCGTTTTCTATGCTTTCCAGTGTAGCCTTACTCAAACAGCCTCAGCAAATGAACAATTATTATCTCTTATTTACTCTCAGATCACCGTTTTTCTATGAAGAAATGCGAGCAGGAATGACTGGGGTAGCCATCACTCGTGTTACTTTAAAAAAATTACACGATGCTCTTATTCCACTCCCCCCACTTCCCGAACAACAGCGCATTGTCACCCGCATCGACCAGTTGATGGCCTTATGCGACAGGTTGGAACAGCACATTGACGCAGCCACCGGCAAGCAAACCGAACTTCTCAACGCCGTGATGGCTCAGGTATAG
- a CDS encoding DUF1016 N-terminal domain-containing protein, with protein sequence MNNTHLTTAEYRDWIKEIKHRVRQAQVKAAVQVNTALLTFYWELGTDIVERQKTAKWGSGFLKRLSADLMVEFPDLKGFSYRNIKYIRSWCLFYSEGIAN encoded by the coding sequence ATGAACAATACCCATTTAACAACGGCTGAATACCGCGACTGGATCAAAGAGATCAAACATCGGGTACGGCAGGCGCAGGTAAAGGCAGCGGTACAGGTCAATACCGCTTTGCTGACCTTTTACTGGGAGCTGGGTACGGATATTGTGGAACGCCAGAAAACGGCCAAGTGGGGCAGTGGATTTTTGAAACGGCTCAGCGCGGATCTGATGGTGGAATTTCCCGATTTAAAAGGGTTTTCATACAGGAATATAAAATACATAAGAAGCTGGTGTCTCTTTTATTCAGAAGGGATTGCCAATTGA
- a CDS encoding LysR family transcriptional regulator, giving the protein MNDRQLQIFKAVCQCRNFTKASEQLHIAQPAVSIAIRKLEEEIGLTLFNRQEKTVSLTPEGKRLLNHANLILDNFKAAEAEMAELKGLESGEVKIGIPPMMSAHFFPKIIMGFKARYPGINVAVNGDGAASIHRMIAHGQIDIGVIAGYKIAHGIGHKRFLREEVVAVVDTNHPFACKKSITIDEYFQQPLIMYPPGYYMRELMDDLIKENGYTPEVVFQTNLFSLVRSLIKKGMGISTFLKMVAAADEDLAAVSFSPPFFLDLDIAWKENRHLSRANQAFIDYLLAYT; this is encoded by the coding sequence TTGAATGACCGCCAGCTGCAAATTTTCAAAGCCGTCTGCCAGTGCCGGAACTTCACCAAGGCTTCGGAACAGCTGCACATTGCCCAGCCCGCCGTCAGCATCGCCATACGCAAACTTGAAGAAGAGATCGGCCTGACGTTGTTCAACCGGCAGGAGAAAACCGTCTCCTTAACCCCGGAGGGAAAGCGCCTGCTGAACCACGCCAACCTGATTCTTGATAATTTCAAAGCGGCAGAAGCAGAGATGGCCGAGCTTAAGGGATTAGAAAGCGGGGAGGTTAAAATCGGCATCCCGCCCATGATGAGCGCCCATTTTTTTCCGAAAATTATTATGGGGTTTAAGGCGCGTTATCCGGGAATAAACGTGGCGGTGAATGGCGACGGGGCCGCCAGTATTCACCGGATGATTGCCCATGGACAAATTGACATCGGGGTGATTGCCGGGTACAAAATTGCCCACGGCATCGGCCACAAGCGGTTTTTGCGCGAGGAGGTTGTGGCCGTGGTTGACACAAATCACCCCTTTGCCTGCAAAAAATCCATCACCATTGACGAATATTTTCAACAGCCCCTGATTATGTATCCCCCCGGATATTACATGCGCGAGCTGATGGATGATTTGATCAAAGAAAACGGATATACCCCGGAGGTTGTATTTCAAACCAATCTATTTTCTCTGGTTCGCTCCCTGATTAAAAAGGGTATGGGGATCTCCACCTTCTTAAAAATGGTGGCTGCCGCAGATGAAGATCTGGCCGCAGTCTCCTTTTCGCCCCCTTTTTTTCTTGACCTTGATATTGCCTGGAAGGAAAACCGTCATCTGTCCCGGGCCAACCAGGCGTTTATTGATTATCTTTTGGCCTATACCTGA
- a CDS encoding PDDEXK nuclease domain-containing protein, producing MPIEKQAEPPIAGTEKRQQAVAQLVQIPWSHNLIIISKCKEITEALYYVNKTMEHNWSRNVLTHQIESGLYQRGGKAVTNFAKTLPAPQSDLARELIKDPYNFDFLALTEDYNERELEKALTDHITKFLLELGAGFAYVGRQKGIQVGNREFFLDLLFYHTRLHCYVVIELKTGEFEPEYAGKLNFYLKAVDEQIRCERDEPTIGILLCKSRDKVVVEYALSDIHKPMGVSQYQLTRALPDNLKPSLPSIEELEAAFGNSEDDDE from the coding sequence TTGCCAATTGAAAAGCAGGCCGAGCCCCCAATCGCCGGCACAGAAAAAAGGCAACAAGCTGTTGCCCAATTGGTGCAAATCCCATGGAGCCATAATCTGATCATCATCTCCAAGTGCAAAGAGATCACGGAAGCGCTCTATTATGTTAACAAGACAATGGAGCATAACTGGAGCCGCAATGTGTTGACGCATCAAATTGAGAGCGGACTGTATCAGCGAGGAGGAAAAGCCGTGACCAATTTTGCAAAGACGCTGCCCGCCCCGCAGTCGGACCTGGCCCGGGAATTGATTAAAGATCCCTATAATTTCGACTTTTTGGCGCTGACCGAAGACTATAACGAACGGGAACTGGAAAAGGCTTTAACCGACCATATCACCAAATTCCTGTTGGAGCTTGGTGCCGGGTTTGCCTATGTGGGCCGTCAAAAAGGGATTCAGGTGGGCAATCGGGAGTTCTTTCTGGACCTGCTGTTTTATCACACCAGACTGCATTGTTATGTGGTGATCGAACTGAAGACCGGCGAGTTTGAACCGGAGTATGCGGGAAAGCTAAATTTTTATTTAAAAGCGGTGGATGAACAAATCCGCTGTGAGCGGGACGAGCCGACCATCGGCATCCTGCTGTGCAAATCCCGGGACAAGGTGGTGGTGGAATATGCCCTGAGTGATATCCATAAACCCATGGGTGTTTCACAATATCAGCTCACCCGGGCGCTGCCGGACAATTTAAAACCGAGCCTGCCCTCCATTGAAGAACTGGAAGCGGCATTCGGCAATTCAGAGGACGATGATGAATAG